The Commensalibacter nepenthis genome has a window encoding:
- the gabT gene encoding 4-aminobutyrate--2-oxoglutarate transaminase produces MKNSDLMKRKEKAMPKGFAIGFPFFADRAKNAEIWDVEGNRYIDFIGGIGVLNTGHTHPKITAAVKAQIDKFSHTATQVVGYENIITLAEKVCEKAPISGDKKAVFFSTGAEAVENAVKIARAATKRFGVIAFDAGYHGRTIYTLAMTGKVAPYKQDFGVMPGGIFRIPFPVKSFGVTEEAALIALEKLFKTDIAPTDVAAIIFEPIQGEGGFHFMPPSFAKKLREIADKHGIKIICDEVQSGYGRSGTFFATEQLGIEPDLMTTAKSLAGGYPLSGVIGKADIMDSVSPGGLGGTYAGSPVAVAAALAVLDVFEEENLLQRSNDIGTKITAFLNGLKAKGGVFTRIGEVRHRGAMLAFDILNAEGKPDADTTKNLAGHARDNGLMLATCGLFANSIRVLVPLTVEENILDEALGILEKSLAAVLK; encoded by the coding sequence ATGAAGAATTCTGACTTAATGAAACGTAAAGAAAAAGCAATGCCAAAAGGTTTTGCTATTGGTTTTCCTTTTTTTGCAGACCGTGCCAAAAATGCTGAAATTTGGGATGTCGAAGGCAACCGTTATATCGATTTTATTGGGGGGATTGGCGTATTAAATACAGGTCATACCCATCCAAAAATTACCGCTGCAGTCAAAGCACAAATTGACAAATTTTCTCATACAGCAACTCAAGTTGTAGGATATGAAAATATCATTACTTTGGCTGAAAAAGTTTGTGAAAAAGCACCAATTTCAGGCGATAAAAAAGCTGTATTCTTCTCAACGGGTGCTGAAGCCGTTGAAAATGCAGTGAAAATTGCCAGAGCAGCAACAAAACGCTTTGGTGTGATTGCTTTTGATGCTGGGTATCATGGTCGTACCATTTATACATTGGCAATGACGGGTAAAGTTGCTCCTTATAAACAAGATTTCGGTGTAATGCCTGGTGGTATTTTCCGCATTCCTTTCCCTGTTAAAAGCTTTGGTGTTACAGAAGAAGCAGCATTAATTGCTTTGGAAAAACTCTTCAAAACAGATATTGCACCAACCGATGTTGCTGCTATCATTTTTGAACCTATTCAAGGTGAAGGTGGTTTCCATTTTATGCCGCCAAGCTTTGCGAAAAAACTTCGTGAAATTGCGGATAAACACGGTATTAAAATCATTTGTGACGAAGTTCAATCTGGGTATGGTCGTTCTGGCACATTCTTTGCCACCGAACAACTTGGTATTGAACCAGACCTGATGACAACAGCAAAAAGCCTTGCTGGTGGGTATCCTTTATCTGGCGTTATCGGTAAAGCAGATATTATGGATAGCGTTTCCCCAGGAGGATTGGGTGGAACCTATGCAGGTAGCCCAGTAGCTGTTGCTGCTGCGTTGGCTGTTCTTGACGTATTTGAAGAAGAAAATCTTTTACAACGTAGCAATGATATTGGTACAAAAATTACCGCTTTCTTAAATGGTTTAAAAGCCAAAGGTGGTGTATTTACCCGTATTGGTGAAGTTCGTCATCGTGGTGCTATGCTTGCATTTGATATTTTGAATGCTGAGGGCAAACCTGATGCGGATACAACAAAAAATCTTGCTGGTCATGCCAGAGATAATGGCTTGATGTTGGCTACTTGTGGTCTTTTTGCGAATTCTATTCGTGTATTAGTGCCATTAACTGTTGAAGAAAATATCTTAGATGAAGCCTTGGGAATTCTTGAAAAATCCTTAGCTGCAGTTTTAAAATAA
- a CDS encoding LysR substrate-binding domain-containing protein — MNRSYWKFGKHGENNVYGSFTVNNGEILRNAAMMGQGIAYLPKFLLNQELVNKQLIPLNLNHPTIQNAGLYIMYPPSDYVPLKSRVMIDYLVQQFSQKASWD, encoded by the coding sequence ATGAACAGGTCTTATTGGAAGTTCGGTAAACATGGAGAGAATAATGTTTATGGGTCGTTCACTGTTAATAATGGCGAGATATTAAGAAATGCCGCTATGATGGGTCAAGGCATCGCCTATCTTCCCAAATTCTTATTAAATCAAGAACTTGTCAATAAACAACTCATCCCACTTAATCTAAATCATCCAACTATTCAAAATGCTGGGCTATATATTATGTATCCGCCTTCGGATTATGTGCCTTTAAAAAGTAGAGTCATGATTGATTATCTTGTCCAACAATTTTCGCAAAAAGCCTCTTGGGATTAA
- a CDS encoding helix-turn-helix domain-containing protein gives MLDRITSMQIFVKVVNAGSFFAAGRAFHLSPTMVTKHINALEQRLIALCYIKPYARFL, from the coding sequence CGTATCACCAGTATGCAAATCTTTGTCAAAGTTGTGAATGCAGGCAGCTTTTTCGCAGCAGGACGGGCGTTTCATCTATCGCCAACGATGGTCACAAAACATATCAATGCACTAGAACAACGACTAATTGCACTTTGTTACATCAAACCATACGCAAGATTTCTTTAA
- a CDS encoding nuclear transport factor 2 family protein, protein MSKEQNKALVLKAHNMLFSDKDIKALELYFSPDFIEHSPLVADGIPGLKELVASCPDMNYKVSRVLGDDSGLVALHGRFVGLDENPLVGFDIYRVENGKIVEHWDGLVAEAEKNISGRTQLDGPTAVDSNADSEANRQLVKKFFTETLIGGDYSGFERYSDGTTFYQHSPDIGDGVQPVINFLEQLKADGTALHYDKIHRTVADGQFVLTHSEGSIAGARHAYFELWRVENGKIIELWDSIPAVPSDEDAVHNYGIF, encoded by the coding sequence ATGTCGAAAGAACAAAATAAAGCATTAGTGTTAAAAGCACATAACATGCTATTTTCTGATAAAGATATCAAAGCACTCGAGCTTTATTTCTCACCAGATTTTATTGAACATTCCCCACTGGTTGCCGATGGCATTCCTGGCTTAAAGGAATTGGTCGCCAGTTGTCCTGATATGAATTACAAAGTCAGCCGTGTATTGGGTGATGATAGTGGTCTTGTTGCTCTGCATGGTCGCTTTGTTGGTCTTGATGAAAATCCATTGGTTGGATTTGATATTTATCGTGTAGAAAATGGCAAGATCGTTGAACATTGGGATGGTTTGGTTGCTGAAGCAGAAAAAAATATCAGTGGGCGCACTCAACTTGATGGTCCAACCGCAGTTGATTCAAACGCAGATAGCGAGGCAAACCGCCAATTGGTAAAGAAATTCTTTACTGAAACCTTAATTGGTGGCGATTATAGCGGTTTTGAGCGTTATAGTGATGGTACAACTTTCTATCAACACAGTCCAGATATTGGGGATGGTGTTCAACCGGTTATTAATTTCCTTGAACAGCTGAAGGCAGATGGAACCGCATTACATTATGACAAAATTCATCGCACGGTTGCGGATGGTCAATTTGTTTTGACGCATTCAGAGGGATCTATTGCGGGTGCGCGTCATGCTTATTTTGAGCTATGGCGTGTTGAAAATGGTAAAATCATTGAATTATGGGACTCTATTCCAGCCGTTCCAAGCGATGAAGATGCCGTTCATAATTATGGTATTTTTTAA
- a CDS encoding gamma-aminobutyraldehyde dehydrogenase codes for MSVTKLKHFINGKFVEAKSSEYFDLISPVTGKVVAQSPNATQEEVDAAYAAAKEAFKIWGRTTPSERQKALLKLADAIEANSDALVEAQSRNTGQIKALIASEEVAVSADQVRFFAGAARCLEGKSTGEYMHGLTSSIRREPLGVVGQVAPWNYPLMMAIWKCIPALAAGNTVVLKPSDTTPESTLLLAEIAAPFFPEGAINVLLGKAEVGSQIVSHKTAALVSITGSVRAGLAVAESAAKNLTRAHLELGGKAPVVVFADADLEKAAAHIAMTGFFNAGQDCTAATRVLVEESVHDKFLELLAKEAKATKFGSPDDSDALYGALNNANQLKHVQGFIDRLPPHAKIQAGGKAGNREGFYFEATVISHLKQDDEVIQKEIFGPVITVQSFKDEADAVFKANDVEFGLASSVWTKNHARATRLSRDLDFGTVWINTHIPLVGEMPHGGFKHSGYGKDLSSYGLEEYTRVKHVMASNED; via the coding sequence ATGAGCGTAACAAAGTTAAAGCATTTTATTAATGGGAAATTTGTTGAGGCTAAATCCTCCGAATATTTTGATTTAATCAGCCCAGTAACAGGCAAAGTCGTTGCGCAATCCCCAAATGCTACTCAAGAAGAAGTGGACGCAGCATACGCAGCTGCCAAAGAAGCATTTAAAATCTGGGGCAGAACCACGCCTTCTGAACGTCAAAAAGCTTTGTTAAAACTTGCTGATGCTATTGAAGCCAATAGTGATGCTTTGGTCGAAGCACAAAGCCGTAACACAGGACAAATCAAAGCATTAATTGCCTCTGAAGAAGTTGCTGTTTCTGCCGATCAAGTTCGTTTCTTTGCGGGTGCTGCACGTTGTTTAGAAGGTAAATCAACAGGCGAATATATGCATGGTTTGACCTCCAGCATTCGTCGTGAACCTTTGGGCGTTGTTGGACAAGTTGCGCCTTGGAACTATCCTTTGATGATGGCTATTTGGAAATGTATTCCTGCATTGGCTGCGGGGAATACTGTGGTTTTAAAGCCAAGTGACACCACACCAGAAAGCACTTTGTTACTTGCTGAAATTGCTGCTCCATTCTTCCCAGAAGGTGCGATTAACGTCCTTCTTGGTAAAGCAGAAGTTGGATCACAAATCGTTTCTCATAAAACCGCAGCCCTTGTTTCTATTACGGGTTCTGTGCGTGCTGGTTTGGCTGTTGCTGAATCTGCTGCTAAAAACCTTACCCGCGCTCATTTAGAATTAGGTGGTAAAGCACCAGTCGTTGTATTTGCTGATGCTGATCTTGAAAAAGCAGCTGCTCATATCGCAATGACAGGGTTCTTTAACGCAGGTCAAGATTGTACAGCTGCAACCCGTGTATTGGTTGAAGAATCTGTTCATGATAAATTCCTTGAACTTCTTGCAAAAGAAGCAAAAGCAACTAAATTTGGTTCCCCTGATGACAGTGACGCGCTTTATGGCGCATTAAATAATGCAAACCAATTGAAACATGTCCAAGGCTTTATTGATCGTTTGCCTCCTCATGCAAAAATTCAAGCAGGTGGTAAGGCAGGCAATCGTGAAGGCTTCTATTTCGAAGCAACCGTTATTAGTCATTTAAAACAAGATGACGAAGTTATTCAAAAAGAAATCTTTGGTCCAGTTATTACCGTTCAAAGCTTTAAAGACGAAGCAGACGCTGTATTCAAAGCCAATGACGTTGAATTTGGATTAGCATCTAGTGTTTGGACAAAAAATCATGCACGTGCAACACGCCTTTCACGTGATTTAGATTTCGGAACTGTATGGATTAATACTCATATTCCATTGGTTGGTGAAATGCCTCATGGTGGTTTCAAACATTCAGGTTATGGTAAAGATTTATCTTCATATGGTTTAGAAGAATATACACGTGTTAAACACGTTATGGCCTCTAACGAAGACTAG
- a CDS encoding carbohydrate porin: MANKIIQHSRIIFYISTSFVTAFCGISAFAKPELHRKENKQLDQLIHKRDDTANQPSALNNPEADPDINPSQELLLGGVNKYLDQYGIQLGLSWLTETAGVINGGKKKGVDYAHQIAFSIDMDWEKIIGWKGFSTHAMVLNLAGRNASKDYVGDSQIQAQEIYGGGYDRVLHMNYFYGLQKLWDDKVEIRFGRDSVGNNFALSPFACQFMLIATCGQPRSIQSQQGFSPWPGTVWGAQIKYNISKSTYFKVGAYESSPWGTGKGGPTGLKWGVKAATGAYVPVEFGYNSNFGKNHLNGYIRIGAGLDTSKFETWSSKATGSGKRDHTSQYWVMLGQMIYRNDQVKDHGLYVIANWGHDSPLTANYKDLYNIGFLDRGFWHARPYDQIGLMMTYYTVPRGLSRAQEYQINNGLVTQTNGIFGGLINGAPGIQTNSMLFEANYSIAVYRGVMIMPVFEYFHNVAATRSTYKDATVLGFRTNIIF; encoded by the coding sequence ATGGCTAACAAAATTATACAACATTCTCGCATAATATTTTATATAAGCACCTCTTTTGTTACAGCATTTTGTGGCATCTCTGCATTCGCAAAACCTGAACTGCACCGAAAGGAAAATAAACAATTAGATCAACTTATTCACAAAAGAGATGACACAGCCAATCAACCTTCTGCTTTAAATAATCCAGAAGCAGATCCTGATATTAATCCTTCTCAAGAATTATTATTGGGAGGCGTGAATAAATATTTGGATCAATATGGGATACAATTGGGACTCAGCTGGTTAACTGAAACTGCAGGAGTTATCAATGGCGGAAAGAAAAAAGGCGTAGATTATGCCCACCAAATTGCTTTTTCCATTGATATGGACTGGGAAAAAATCATTGGGTGGAAAGGCTTCTCTACCCATGCCATGGTTTTAAATCTGGCTGGACGCAACGCTAGTAAAGATTATGTCGGTGATTCCCAAATACAAGCACAAGAGATCTATGGTGGCGGTTATGACCGTGTATTGCATATGAATTATTTCTATGGTTTACAAAAACTATGGGATGACAAAGTTGAAATCCGTTTTGGGCGCGATAGTGTTGGAAATAATTTTGCGCTCAGCCCTTTTGCCTGTCAATTTATGTTAATCGCTACTTGCGGACAACCCAGAAGCATCCAATCACAACAAGGGTTCAGCCCTTGGCCTGGAACAGTATGGGGCGCACAAATTAAATATAACATCTCAAAATCAACCTATTTCAAAGTAGGCGCTTATGAAAGCTCTCCTTGGGGAACAGGAAAAGGTGGTCCAACAGGGCTCAAATGGGGGGTTAAAGCCGCAACTGGGGCGTATGTTCCAGTAGAGTTTGGATATAATTCTAATTTTGGCAAGAATCACCTAAATGGCTATATTCGCATAGGCGCAGGCTTGGATACCAGTAAGTTTGAAACATGGTCTAGCAAAGCAACAGGATCAGGTAAACGAGATCATACCAGCCAATATTGGGTCATGCTTGGGCAAATGATCTATCGTAACGATCAAGTCAAAGATCATGGTTTATATGTTATTGCGAATTGGGGGCACGATTCCCCATTAACAGCAAATTACAAAGATTTATATAATATAGGCTTCTTGGATCGCGGTTTCTGGCATGCCAGACCTTATGACCAAATTGGGCTGATGATGACCTATTATACCGTTCCAAGGGGGCTCAGCAGAGCACAAGAATATCAGATCAATAATGGATTGGTCACACAAACGAATGGTATCTTTGGTGGGTTAATCAACGGTGCACCAGGAATTCAGACCAACAGTATGTTATTCGAGGCAAATTATAGCATTGCTGTCTATCGCGGCGTAATGATTATGCCTGTTTTTGAATATTTTCATAACGTCGCTGCCACAAGAAGCACATATAAAGATGCGACTGTGCTTGGGTTTAGAACCAATATTATTTTCTAA
- a CDS encoding phosphatase PAP2 family protein produces MIITSMTLVLGIWLWVKKRFYEAIWVVATMGTCRIVFAILKLLVGRERPVFNEPLTHALSYSFPSGHSVNSLTFLLVCYFIFSYKKAFLWIAIIGTFLIGWSRLALGAHWFSDVLAGWGCGFMWISMAYQAKISLLLQNYANKYLFI; encoded by the coding sequence GTGATTATCACCTCTATGACCTTAGTACTAGGAATCTGGTTATGGGTTAAAAAACGCTTTTATGAAGCGATATGGGTTGTTGCAACCATGGGGACGTGCCGAATAGTTTTTGCAATTTTAAAATTACTTGTTGGCAGGGAACGTCCTGTGTTTAATGAACCTTTGACCCATGCCCTCAGCTATAGCTTCCCTAGTGGGCATTCAGTAAATTCGCTTACATTCTTACTGGTATGTTATTTTATATTTTCTTATAAAAAAGCATTTCTATGGATTGCTATAATTGGCACTTTTCTAATTGGATGGTCCAGATTAGCCCTTGGCGCACATTGGTTCAGCGATGTTCTGGCAGGATGGGGATGTGGTTTCATGTGGATTTCAATGGCTTATCAAGCTAAAATATCTCTTCTTTTACAAAATTACGCCAATAAATATTTATTCATATAG
- a CDS encoding nucleoside/nucleotide kinase family protein yields the protein MKRNVNLPVIAIIGADGSGKSTVCSELVSWLEGQYPVCLCHLGRQTGNIGRMIAKLPFFGKKLDHKIAGKANKARSDKGPKAGVACIMFLLSLKRVYRFYKMLQLKKRGFLIITDRYPQISVIGGLDGPDLSIDHPENIISRWLTRWERHLYRWMTNHKPDLVIRLNVDLDTAMKRKPDHRLSSMVKKIDSIKKITFNGAPIIDLYSHKQPLEEVIQEAKKAIQNILVK from the coding sequence ATGAAACGAAATGTAAACCTGCCAGTGATTGCAATTATTGGGGCTGATGGTTCCGGGAAATCCACGGTTTGTTCAGAATTAGTATCATGGCTAGAGGGACAGTATCCTGTTTGCTTGTGTCATTTAGGACGTCAAACGGGTAATATTGGACGTATGATTGCTAAGCTACCATTTTTTGGCAAGAAATTGGATCATAAAATTGCTGGCAAAGCGAACAAAGCACGTTCTGACAAAGGACCCAAGGCGGGTGTCGCGTGCATTATGTTTTTATTGTCTTTAAAGCGAGTCTATCGTTTTTATAAAATGTTACAATTAAAGAAACGAGGATTTTTGATTATCACAGACCGCTATCCTCAAATATCTGTTATTGGTGGGTTGGACGGACCTGATTTAAGCATTGATCACCCTGAGAATATCATTTCTCGCTGGTTAACTCGGTGGGAACGTCATTTATATCGTTGGATGACGAATCATAAACCTGATTTGGTGATTCGGTTAAATGTTGATCTCGATACAGCAATGAAGCGTAAACCCGATCATCGTTTATCTTCGATGGTTAAAAAGATTGATTCCATTAAAAAAATTACATTTAATGGCGCACCGATTATAGATTTATATAGCCATAAACAACCCCTTGAAGAAGTGATTCAAGAGGCAAAGAAAGCTATTCAAAATATTCTTGTAAAATAG
- a CDS encoding tetratricopeptide repeat protein, which produces MIEYKSVNNILSLHVFDNGVYENMKKLKCILLYSIICFCVPQKSFAAESWFSQVEKTIIPQIIFYLGDQYYLANNNIPQNERRAAELYGQAANMGYAPAQYRIGTMYQFGQYFPKDYTKAAEYYIKAADQQYAPAQAMLGLFYERGQGVHQDKIKAKEYEKQACSQGFRAACKNYKILNAVPLNISP; this is translated from the coding sequence TTGATTGAATATAAAAGTGTAAATAATATACTTTCATTACATGTGTTTGATAATGGAGTTTATGAAAATATGAAGAAATTAAAATGTATTTTATTATATTCTATTATTTGTTTTTGTGTGCCGCAAAAAAGTTTTGCTGCGGAAAGCTGGTTTTCACAAGTAGAAAAAACGATAATTCCTCAGATTATTTTTTATTTAGGAGATCAATATTATTTAGCAAATAATAATATTCCCCAAAACGAGCGCAGGGCTGCAGAATTATATGGTCAGGCAGCCAATATGGGTTATGCGCCTGCTCAATACCGTATTGGAACTATGTATCAATTTGGGCAATATTTTCCTAAAGATTATACAAAAGCTGCAGAATATTACATAAAAGCAGCCGATCAACAGTATGCGCCAGCACAAGCAATGCTTGGATTATTCTATGAACGAGGTCAAGGTGTTCACCAAGATAAAATTAAGGCAAAAGAATATGAGAAACAAGCATGTTCACAAGGGTTTCGAGCTGCTTGTAAAAATTATAAAATATTAAATGCAGTGCCATTAAATATCTCTCCTTAA
- a CDS encoding glycosyltransferase — protein MKIYYVISSLEGGGAEFVLPDLADFFISQGHEFKVLACLPRDMETAALLEDRNIPYQLMSLNGDHRLKSTYNLLKIVKKFPPDVIWTSLARGAMDGQIVGKLCNIPVVSWKHSANIMAHKASAVRFLQKYSQLWVADSDGVADFLRTNMGVTADRIMTWPLFKVPENLPEMPVWDGNGIFRIGSMGRLHPVKNFDVMVHSIDYINKTYPEIGKRIRFSIAGAGGEKQRLLNLIQELQLTNVELVGFYTNVMDYLKTLHLYTQISTFEGMCIALHEALAAGLPVISTPVGEMRFCVKNNPIGTLLEENSPEALGEAIVEYFYNPVKTNEYATNARAYIQSRYSKKAFQDAGKVILNRIETEILPSFNRDNGD, from the coding sequence GTGAAAATTTATTACGTAATCAGTAGTTTGGAGGGCGGTGGCGCTGAATTTGTTCTGCCTGATCTAGCCGATTTTTTTATAAGTCAAGGTCATGAGTTCAAAGTGTTGGCGTGTTTACCTCGTGATATGGAAACAGCAGCGTTACTCGAAGATCGTAATATTCCTTATCAATTAATGTCATTGAATGGCGATCATCGATTAAAATCAACCTATAATTTATTGAAAATAGTAAAAAAATTCCCTCCAGACGTAATCTGGACTTCGTTAGCGCGTGGGGCAATGGACGGTCAAATTGTTGGAAAATTATGCAATATTCCAGTGGTCAGTTGGAAGCATAGCGCCAATATAATGGCCCATAAAGCGTCTGCGGTTCGTTTTTTGCAAAAATATAGTCAGTTATGGGTTGCAGACTCTGATGGGGTTGCTGATTTCTTAAGGACGAATATGGGTGTAACTGCGGATCGTATTATGACATGGCCTTTGTTTAAAGTGCCAGAAAATTTACCTGAAATGCCCGTATGGGATGGCAATGGTATTTTTCGTATTGGCAGCATGGGGCGGTTACATCCTGTTAAGAATTTTGACGTGATGGTTCACTCTATTGATTATATTAATAAAACTTACCCTGAAATTGGTAAACGTATTCGTTTCTCGATCGCTGGGGCAGGGGGAGAAAAACAAAGATTACTTAATCTCATTCAAGAGTTGCAATTAACCAATGTAGAGTTGGTTGGATTTTATACGAATGTGATGGATTATTTAAAAACATTACATTTATATACGCAAATATCGACATTTGAGGGGATGTGTATCGCATTACACGAAGCGTTGGCAGCGGGTCTTCCTGTGATTTCTACTCCTGTTGGCGAAATGCGTTTTTGTGTTAAAAATAATCCAATTGGCACATTATTAGAAGAAAACTCACCCGAGGCATTGGGGGAAGCTATTGTTGAATATTTTTATAACCCTGTTAAAACGAATGAATATGCTACAAATGCACGTGCTTATATTCAATCTCGTTATAGTAAAAAAGCCTTTCAAGATGCAGGAAAAGTGATTCTAAATCGGATTGAAACCGAGATTTTACCATCATTTAATAGGGATAATGGTGATTAA
- a CDS encoding D-glycero-alpha-D-manno-heptose-1,7-bisphosphate 7-phosphatase codes for MNLHVFTSILKPCVFLDRDGVINVDTGYPHRQADLQLIDGAGDAIARMNRLGFLVIVVTNQSGVARGYFTEQDVHQFHQYIAQALSSYHAHIDAFYQCPYHPDGVIEAYRQDHSDRKPKPGMIERACQEWPIDRNRSFLIGDRQTDLEAAQNANIQGYLFDGGNLDEFVQKILQERQSCFD; via the coding sequence ATGAATTTACATGTTTTTACATCTATTTTAAAACCTTGTGTTTTCTTGGATCGTGATGGTGTGATTAATGTGGATACAGGATATCCCCATCGTCAAGCGGATTTACAATTGATTGATGGCGCTGGCGATGCGATTGCGCGTATGAATCGGTTGGGGTTTTTAGTGATTGTGGTGACCAATCAATCCGGAGTAGCCAGAGGATATTTTACCGAACAAGATGTGCACCAGTTTCATCAATATATTGCACAAGCATTATCATCATATCATGCACATATCGATGCGTTTTATCAATGCCCTTATCACCCTGACGGGGTGATAGAAGCATATCGTCAAGATCATTCTGATCGCAAACCCAAACCAGGAATGATAGAACGGGCTTGTCAAGAATGGCCGATTGATCGAAATCGTTCATTTCTTATTGGGGATCGTCAAACAGATCTAGAAGCAGCTCAAAATGCCAACATTCAAGGATATTTATTTGATGGTGGCAATCTGGATGAGTTTGTTCAAAAGATTTTACAAGAGCGTCAGTCTTGTTTCGATTAA
- a CDS encoding dTMP kinase, with translation MLNQNPSKHLPPLIAFIGCDGSGKSTLSMEITNALSKIRPTQRCYLGQGSGNIGRRIRELKYIGPILDRIIEKKATTARKEGNKIPGVLTALVIFLFSCVRYYNFKRMIHARKKGVMVVTDRYPQTTIYGFYDGPGLSAAHTTNWFISKLVQWEYELYDRMASVKPDIIFRLNIDVDTAFARKQDHDYDLLKAKVGVTPKLSFRGAHVVDVDATLPYEEVYQIVWNMIKEII, from the coding sequence ATGTTAAATCAAAATCCTTCTAAACATCTTCCCCCTTTAATCGCCTTTATTGGCTGTGATGGTTCCGGGAAATCTACATTGAGTATGGAAATAACAAACGCTCTATCGAAAATACGTCCTACTCAACGTTGCTATCTGGGACAAGGATCTGGGAATATTGGTCGCAGAATCAGAGAACTCAAATATATTGGTCCTATTTTAGACCGTATTATTGAAAAAAAAGCGACGACTGCACGTAAAGAAGGCAATAAAATCCCTGGCGTTTTAACAGCTTTGGTTATTTTTCTGTTTTCTTGCGTTCGATATTATAATTTCAAAAGAATGATCCATGCTCGCAAGAAAGGTGTAATGGTTGTTACGGATCGCTATCCTCAAACAACGATTTATGGTTTTTATGACGGTCCTGGATTGTCCGCAGCACACACAACAAATTGGTTTATATCCAAGCTGGTCCAGTGGGAATATGAACTTTACGATCGAATGGCATCAGTTAAACCAGATATCATATTTCGTCTAAATATTGATGTTGACACAGCGTTTGCACGGAAACAAGACCATGATTATGACTTATTGAAAGCAAAAGTTGGAGTCACCCCTAAACTTTCCTTTCGAGGAGCCCACGTAGTGGATGTTGATGCAACCCTTCCTTATGAAGAAGTCTACCAAATTGTCTGGAATATGATAAAAGAAATTATCTGA